One region of Sardina pilchardus chromosome 18, fSarPil1.1, whole genome shotgun sequence genomic DNA includes:
- the LOC134064520 gene encoding protein NLRC3-like isoform X6: MEGLAILITVSRVPSVLSMKSSDSMMQPINIDGGTGHFDHRDCVSADGDVIEASESTCALCSNSSRSPSPSHTVQPDNNSYSGSIKPEDNILETVKMNHKAAMKKRFEHVCEGNIKPGNKTPLNRIFTPLYITEGWTESLKAHEARQIETSRRQTQDSIINCNDIFKTLLEEKVCIRAVLTKGVAGIGKTVSVQKFILDWAEDKANCDIDFIFVLPFREMNLITNEQYCFHQLLVDFHPALKRLTDNKMYAECNLVVIFDGLDESRITLNFTSDQALKLHDVSKMCSIGDLITNLIQGNLLPSAHIWITSRPAAAGQIPGQFISRVTEVRGFTDQQKDEYFRKKISDQTQAKQIISHIKTSRSLNFMCHIPVVSWISSIVLQEVFQNNREEIPQTLTEIFTHFLIIQMNMKSQKFGEMEDGAPSSKVLEANKDVILKLAELAFTQLEKGNLLFYAEDLEECGIDVTEASVYSGLCTELFREEFVFTQKKVFCFVHLSIQEFLAALYAFYSYVNRNFTALTSLLTGWERQHFLETLLKDAVDKSLESEDGHWDMFVRFLLGLSLESNQRLLHGLLTHIVSSSESIEKTIKYTKEIIRYKDVKERCMNLLLCLLEMKDHSLHIEIQEYIDSGKDLSPSHCSVLAYIILVSQDALDEFDLQRYNTTSKGHQRLLEAVAGCRKARLVGCQLTVECFETVTQALESDISQLRELDLSYNDLQIVTAEALSLRLQNSQCKVEALRLVCCGLKEDFGEFISSIFQWPHSYLKDLDLTNNDLCDTGVEFLSNGLSSANCKVGTLRLSGCLITEKGCEFLSKALVSNHSHLKELDLSYNHLGDSGVELLSSQNMGFKLENLNVDHDGKKFLKPGLEKYAHELTLDPNTAHHMLGLSKGDTKAMNTKSSNSYLNHPERFEVFEQVLCREGVTGRAYWEVEWTRQGAAIAVAYRDMSRKGAHDSQFGCNNKSWCLRSHFWGNCVVQHNNKTTQVPIPKPNARQHRVGVYLDWQAGTLSFYQVCEMDTKIHLHTFTAKFTEPLYPGFWVDRDSSVSLCLID, encoded by the exons ATGGAGGGACTGGCCATTCTGATCACAG tcTCCAGAGTGCCAAGTGTTTTATCAATGAAGAGCAGTGACTCCATGATGCAGCCAATCAATATCGATGGAGGGACCGGCCATTTTGATCACAG GGATTGTGTAAGCGCCGATGGAGATGTCATTGAAGCATCAGAGAGCACCTGTGCTCTGTGTTCCAACAGTTCCAGATCACCTTCACCCTCACACACGGTTCAGCCAGACAACAACTCGTATTCTGGTTCCATCAAAC CAGAGGACAATATCCTGGAAACAGTGAAGATGAACCATAAAGCCGCGATGAAAAAGAGGTTTGAGCATGTATGTGAGGGAAATATTAAACCAGGAAACAAAACTCCTTTAAACAGGATATTTACACCCCTCTATATCACTGAGGGGTGGACTGAAAGTCTGAAAGCCCATGAAGCTCGACAAATTGAAACATCAAGAAGACAGACACAAGATAGCATAATCAACTGCAATGATATCTTTAAAACATTGCTggaagagaaagtgtgtatcaGAGCAGTGCTAACCAAAGGGgttgctggcattggaaaaacagtgTCTGTTCAGAAATTCATCCTTGATTGGGCAGAGGACAAGGCAAATTGTGATATAGATTTCATATTTGTGCTCCCTTTCCGAGAAATGAACCTAATCACAAATGAACAGTACTGTTTTCACCAACTTCTGGTTGATTTCCATCCTGCCTTGAAACGGCTAACAGATAACAAGATGTATGCGGAGTGCAATCTGGTTGTCATATTTGATGGGCTGGATGAAAGCAGAATAACACTGAACTTTACCAGTGATCAAGCCCTGAAACTCCATGATGTTTCAAAGATGTGTTCAATTGGCGATCTGATCACAAACCTGATCCAGGGGAATCTTCTCCCATCAGCCCACATATGGATCACATCAagaccagcagcagctggaCAGATCCCTGGTCAGTTCATTAGTCGTGTGACTGAGGTGCGTGGATTCACTGACCAACAGAAGGATGAGTACTTTCGGAAGAAAATAAGTGATCAGACTCAGGCCAAGCAaatcatctcacacattaaGACATCAAGAAGTCTTAACTTCATGTGCCACATACCAGTTGTCAGTTGGATCTCGTCCATTGTGCTTCAAGAAGTCTTCCAAAACAACAGGGAAGAAATACCCCAAACTCTTACTGAAATATTCACTCATTTCTTAATCATTCAGATGAACATGAAGAGCCAGAAATTTGGGGAAATGGAAGACGGGGCTCCAAGCAGCAAGGTTCTTGAGGCAAACAAAGATGTCATTTTGAAGTTAGCAGAACTAGCATTTACACAACTGGAGAAAGGAAATCTGCTGTTCTATGCAGAGGACCTTGAGGAATGCGGCATTGATGTCACTGAGGCCTCAGTATACAGTGGTTTGTGTACAGAACTTTTCAGAGAAGAATTCGTGTTCACGCAAAAAAAGGTGTTCTGTTTTGTGCACCTCTCGATTCAGGAGTTTCTTGCAGCTCTCTATGCATTTTACTCCTACGTGAACAGAAACTTCACAGCTCTGACATCTCTCCTCACTGGTTGGGAGAGACAGCACTTCCTGGAAACACTGCTGAAGGACGCTGTGGACAAGTCCTTGGAGAGTGAAGATGGACACTGGGACATGTTTGTGCGGTTCCTTTTGGGGCTCTCACTGGAGTCGAACCAGAGACTCCTACATGGCCTACTGACACACATAGTGAGCAGCTCAGAGAGCATCGAGAAAACCATCAAATATACCAAAGAAATCATCCGCTACAAAGATGTCAAAGAAAGATGCATGAATCTCTTACTCTGTTTGCTTGAAATGAAAGACCACTCGTTGCACATAGAGATTCAAGAGTACATTGATTCTGGGAAAGATCTTTCACCCTCTCACTGTTCAGTACTGGCCTATATAATCTTGGTCTCCCAAGATGCACTTGATGAATTTGACCTTCAGAGGTACAACACCACGAGTAAAGGTCATCAAAGACTTTTAGAAGCTGTTGCAGGCTGCAGAAAGGCTCG GCTGGTCGGGTGTCAACTCACTGTGGAATGCTTTGAGACTGTAACACAGGCACTTGAGTCAGATATTTCACAACTGAGAGAACTGGATCTAAGTTACAACGACCTACAGATTGTTACAGCTGAAGCCCTCTCCCTTCGACTGCAAAATTCTCAATGCAAAGTGGAAGCCCTGAG GCTTGTTTGCTGTGGACTGAAAGAAGACTTTGGTGAATTCATAAGCTCCATTTTCCAGTGGCCACACTCATACCTAAAAGACCTTGACCTGACAAACAACGATCTTTGCGACACTGGAGTAGAATTTCTTTCAAATGGGTTAAGCTCTGCAAATTGTAAAGTGGGGACTCTAAG gctttctggctgtCTCATTACAGAGAAGGGTTGTGAATTCTTATCCAAAGCTTTGGTTTCAAACCACTCCCACCTTAAAGAGCTGGATCTAAGCTACAATCACCTTGGAGACTCAGGGGTCGAGTTACTTTCGTCTCAGAACATGGGCTTTAAACTGGAGAATCTCAA TGTTGACCATGATGGAAAGAAGTTTCTGAAACCCGGTCTGGAGAAAT ATGCTCATGAGCTCACcttggacccaaacacagcccaCCACATGCTTGGGCTCTCTAAAGGAGACACCAAGGCTATGAATACAAAATCTAGCAATTCCTATTTGAATCACCCAGAGCGATTTGAAGTTTTTGAGCAAGTGCTGTGCAGAGAGGGTGTGACAGGACGTGCTTACTGGGAAGTGGAATGGACTCGTCAAGGAGCAGCTATTGCAGTGGCATACAGAGACATGAGCAGGAAAGGGGCGCATGACAGCCAATTTGGGTGTAACAACAAGTCCTGGTGTCTCAGAAGTCACTTTTGGGGCAATTGTGTTGTCCAGCACAATAACAAGACCACACAAGTGCCAATACCCAAACCCAACGCGAGGCAACACAGAGTGGGGGTGTATCTGGACTGGCAGGCTGGCACTCTTTCATTCTATCAAGTGTGTGAGATGGACACAAAAATCCATCTGCACACCTTTACTGCCAAGTTCACTGAGCCCCTTTATCCAGGGTTCTGGGTTGACCGTgactcctctgtgtctctgtgtctgattGACTAG
- the LOC134064520 gene encoding protein NLRC3-like isoform X2 has translation MSLSEVKETDEASPTPGKTAEHDVDMDNRMSLTKERSQGDTDPSTATTPSYAQPSPLTMEINEAKAQLSELTHTSCFGQRNRSVSPVLSLISMKSSDSMMQPINIDGGTGHSDHRSVSPVPSVLSMKSSDSMMQPINIDGGTGHSDHRSVSPVPSVLSMKSSDSMMQPINIDGGTGHSDHSRSVSPVPSVLSMKSSDSMMQPINIDGGTGHSDHRSVSPLPSLLSMKSSDSMMQPINIDGGTGHSDHRSVSRVPSVLSMKSSDSMMQPINIDGGTGHFDHRDCVSADGDVIEASESTCALCSNSSRSPSPSHTVQPDNNSYSGSIKPEDNILETVKMNHKAAMKKRFEHVCEGNIKPGNKTPLNRIFTPLYITEGWTESLKAHEARQIETSRRQTQDSIINCNDIFKTLLEEKVCIRAVLTKGVAGIGKTVSVQKFILDWAEDKANCDIDFIFVLPFREMNLITNEQYCFHQLLVDFHPALKRLTDNKMYAECNLVVIFDGLDESRITLNFTSDQALKLHDVSKMCSIGDLITNLIQGNLLPSAHIWITSRPAAAGQIPGQFISRVTEVRGFTDQQKDEYFRKKISDQTQAKQIISHIKTSRSLNFMCHIPVVSWISSIVLQEVFQNNREEIPQTLTEIFTHFLIIQMNMKSQKFGEMEDGAPSSKVLEANKDVILKLAELAFTQLEKGNLLFYAEDLEECGIDVTEASVYSGLCTELFREEFVFTQKKVFCFVHLSIQEFLAALYAFYSYVNRNFTALTSLLTGWERQHFLETLLKDAVDKSLESEDGHWDMFVRFLLGLSLESNQRLLHGLLTHIVSSSESIEKTIKYTKEIIRYKDVKERCMNLLLCLLEMKDHSLHIEIQEYIDSGKDLSPSHCSVLAYIILVSQDALDEFDLQRYNTTSKGHQRLLEAVAGCRKARLVGCQLTVECFETVTQALESDISQLRELDLSYNDLQIVTAEALSLRLQNSQCKVEALRLVCCGLKEDFGEFISSIFQWPHSYLKDLDLTNNDLCDTGVEFLSNGLSSANCKVGTLRLSGCLITEKGCEFLSKALVSNHSHLKELDLSYNHLGDSGVELLSSQNMGFKLENLNVDHDGKKFLKPGLEKYAHELTLDPNTAHHMLGLSKGDTKAMNTKSSNSYLNHPERFEVFEQVLCREGVTGRAYWEVEWTRQGAAIAVAYRDMSRKGAHDSQFGCNNKSWCLRSHFWGNCVVQHNNKTTQVPIPKPNARQHRVGVYLDWQAGTLSFYQVCEMDTKIHLHTFTAKFTEPLYPGFWVDRDSSVSLCLID, from the exons ATGAGTCTCTCTGAGGTGAAAGAGACTGACGAGGCTTCACCTACACCAGGTAAAACAGCGGAACATGACGTGGATATGGACAATAGGATGAGTCTCACTAAAGAAAGATCACAGGGAGATACTGATCCCAGCACAGCAACGACGCCATCATATGCCCAGCCGAGTCCTCTGACTATGGAGATCAATGAGGCTAAAGCACAACTGTCTGAACTGACGCATACTTCATGCTTTGGTCAGAG AAATAGATCAGTTTCCCCTGTGCTAAGTCTTATATCAATGAAGAGCAGTGACTCCATGATGCAGCCTATCAATATCGATGGAGGGACTGGCCATTCTGATCACAG ATCAGTCTCCCCAGTGCCAAGTGTTTTATCAATGAAGAGCAGTGACTCCATGATGCAGCCTATCAATATCGATGGAGGGACCGGCCATTCTGATCACAG ATCAGTCTCCCCAGTGCCAAGTGTTTTATCAATGAAGAGCAGTGACTCCATGATGCAGCCTATCAATATTGATGGAGGGACTGGCCATTCTGATCACAG TAGATCAGTCTCTCCAGTGCCAAGTGTTTTATCAATGAAGAGCAGTGACTCCATGATGCAGCCTATCAATATTGATGGAGGGACCGGCCATTCTGATCACAG ATCAGTCTCCCCATTGCCAAGTCTATTATCAATGAAGAGCAGTGACTCCATGATGCAGCCTATCAATATTGATGGAGGGACTGGCCATTCTGATCACAG atcagtcTCCAGAGTGCCAAGTGTTTTATCAATGAAGAGCAGTGACTCCATGATGCAGCCAATCAATATCGATGGAGGGACCGGCCATTTTGATCACAG GGATTGTGTAAGCGCCGATGGAGATGTCATTGAAGCATCAGAGAGCACCTGTGCTCTGTGTTCCAACAGTTCCAGATCACCTTCACCCTCACACACGGTTCAGCCAGACAACAACTCGTATTCTGGTTCCATCAAAC CAGAGGACAATATCCTGGAAACAGTGAAGATGAACCATAAAGCCGCGATGAAAAAGAGGTTTGAGCATGTATGTGAGGGAAATATTAAACCAGGAAACAAAACTCCTTTAAACAGGATATTTACACCCCTCTATATCACTGAGGGGTGGACTGAAAGTCTGAAAGCCCATGAAGCTCGACAAATTGAAACATCAAGAAGACAGACACAAGATAGCATAATCAACTGCAATGATATCTTTAAAACATTGCTggaagagaaagtgtgtatcaGAGCAGTGCTAACCAAAGGGgttgctggcattggaaaaacagtgTCTGTTCAGAAATTCATCCTTGATTGGGCAGAGGACAAGGCAAATTGTGATATAGATTTCATATTTGTGCTCCCTTTCCGAGAAATGAACCTAATCACAAATGAACAGTACTGTTTTCACCAACTTCTGGTTGATTTCCATCCTGCCTTGAAACGGCTAACAGATAACAAGATGTATGCGGAGTGCAATCTGGTTGTCATATTTGATGGGCTGGATGAAAGCAGAATAACACTGAACTTTACCAGTGATCAAGCCCTGAAACTCCATGATGTTTCAAAGATGTGTTCAATTGGCGATCTGATCACAAACCTGATCCAGGGGAATCTTCTCCCATCAGCCCACATATGGATCACATCAagaccagcagcagctggaCAGATCCCTGGTCAGTTCATTAGTCGTGTGACTGAGGTGCGTGGATTCACTGACCAACAGAAGGATGAGTACTTTCGGAAGAAAATAAGTGATCAGACTCAGGCCAAGCAaatcatctcacacattaaGACATCAAGAAGTCTTAACTTCATGTGCCACATACCAGTTGTCAGTTGGATCTCGTCCATTGTGCTTCAAGAAGTCTTCCAAAACAACAGGGAAGAAATACCCCAAACTCTTACTGAAATATTCACTCATTTCTTAATCATTCAGATGAACATGAAGAGCCAGAAATTTGGGGAAATGGAAGACGGGGCTCCAAGCAGCAAGGTTCTTGAGGCAAACAAAGATGTCATTTTGAAGTTAGCAGAACTAGCATTTACACAACTGGAGAAAGGAAATCTGCTGTTCTATGCAGAGGACCTTGAGGAATGCGGCATTGATGTCACTGAGGCCTCAGTATACAGTGGTTTGTGTACAGAACTTTTCAGAGAAGAATTCGTGTTCACGCAAAAAAAGGTGTTCTGTTTTGTGCACCTCTCGATTCAGGAGTTTCTTGCAGCTCTCTATGCATTTTACTCCTACGTGAACAGAAACTTCACAGCTCTGACATCTCTCCTCACTGGTTGGGAGAGACAGCACTTCCTGGAAACACTGCTGAAGGACGCTGTGGACAAGTCCTTGGAGAGTGAAGATGGACACTGGGACATGTTTGTGCGGTTCCTTTTGGGGCTCTCACTGGAGTCGAACCAGAGACTCCTACATGGCCTACTGACACACATAGTGAGCAGCTCAGAGAGCATCGAGAAAACCATCAAATATACCAAAGAAATCATCCGCTACAAAGATGTCAAAGAAAGATGCATGAATCTCTTACTCTGTTTGCTTGAAATGAAAGACCACTCGTTGCACATAGAGATTCAAGAGTACATTGATTCTGGGAAAGATCTTTCACCCTCTCACTGTTCAGTACTGGCCTATATAATCTTGGTCTCCCAAGATGCACTTGATGAATTTGACCTTCAGAGGTACAACACCACGAGTAAAGGTCATCAAAGACTTTTAGAAGCTGTTGCAGGCTGCAGAAAGGCTCG GCTGGTCGGGTGTCAACTCACTGTGGAATGCTTTGAGACTGTAACACAGGCACTTGAGTCAGATATTTCACAACTGAGAGAACTGGATCTAAGTTACAACGACCTACAGATTGTTACAGCTGAAGCCCTCTCCCTTCGACTGCAAAATTCTCAATGCAAAGTGGAAGCCCTGAG GCTTGTTTGCTGTGGACTGAAAGAAGACTTTGGTGAATTCATAAGCTCCATTTTCCAGTGGCCACACTCATACCTAAAAGACCTTGACCTGACAAACAACGATCTTTGCGACACTGGAGTAGAATTTCTTTCAAATGGGTTAAGCTCTGCAAATTGTAAAGTGGGGACTCTAAG gctttctggctgtCTCATTACAGAGAAGGGTTGTGAATTCTTATCCAAAGCTTTGGTTTCAAACCACTCCCACCTTAAAGAGCTGGATCTAAGCTACAATCACCTTGGAGACTCAGGGGTCGAGTTACTTTCGTCTCAGAACATGGGCTTTAAACTGGAGAATCTCAA TGTTGACCATGATGGAAAGAAGTTTCTGAAACCCGGTCTGGAGAAAT ATGCTCATGAGCTCACcttggacccaaacacagcccaCCACATGCTTGGGCTCTCTAAAGGAGACACCAAGGCTATGAATACAAAATCTAGCAATTCCTATTTGAATCACCCAGAGCGATTTGAAGTTTTTGAGCAAGTGCTGTGCAGAGAGGGTGTGACAGGACGTGCTTACTGGGAAGTGGAATGGACTCGTCAAGGAGCAGCTATTGCAGTGGCATACAGAGACATGAGCAGGAAAGGGGCGCATGACAGCCAATTTGGGTGTAACAACAAGTCCTGGTGTCTCAGAAGTCACTTTTGGGGCAATTGTGTTGTCCAGCACAATAACAAGACCACACAAGTGCCAATACCCAAACCCAACGCGAGGCAACACAGAGTGGGGGTGTATCTGGACTGGCAGGCTGGCACTCTTTCATTCTATCAAGTGTGTGAGATGGACACAAAAATCCATCTGCACACCTTTACTGCCAAGTTCACTGAGCCCCTTTATCCAGGGTTCTGGGTTGACCGTgactcctctgtgtctctgtgtctgattGACTAG